In Azospirillum thermophilum, the genomic stretch ATCAATCACGAAAGCCAGACCGCCGACAAATGCACCTTCTGCGTCCATCGGGTGGACGCGGGGCTGCTGCCGGCCTGCGTCGAGACCTGCGTCGGCGGCGCCCGCATCTTCGGCGACCTGAACGACCCCGCCAGCGCGGTGTCGAAGCTGGTGCGCGAGCAGGACCCGAAGGTGCTGAAGCCCGACCAGGGCACGCAGCCGCGGGTCTTCTACATCGGGCTCGACCCGAAGTTCCAGGGCAAGGTCGACGGCACGCCGACCCTGTGGCGCCCGAGCGAACACACCGCGCACGCCCCCGCGGGGAAGGAGCACGCATGATGGACACCAACATCGTCGAGGTCATCAACGTGACCCGCGAGGTCGCGTGGCTTCCCTGGGCCGTGCAGTATTTCTTCCTGATCGGCCTGTCGGTCGGCGGTCTGCTGCTGAGCCTGCCCGGCTATGCCTTCGCCCGCGAGGGCTGGCGCAAGCTCGGCCGCGTCGCGTTGCTGGTGGCGCTGACCTGCGGACTGGCGGCGCCGGTGGCCCTGCTGTCCGACCTGCACCAGCCCGGCCGCTTCTGGCACTTCTACGTCGTCTTCCGCCCGACCTCCTGGATGTGGTGGGGATCGCTGATCATCCCCTTCTACGTGACGGGGCTGCTGGTCTACGGCTGGGCCTGCCTGCGCGAGGAGTTGCAGGAGCAGGGGCGGGTGGACAGCCGGCTCGCCGCGCTCTACCGGCTGCTGGCCCTGGGCGGCGGCCGTGACGACCGGCTGATCCGGGCGACCGGACTCGTCGTGCTTGCCGGGGCCGTGCTGGTGGCGCTCTACACCGGCGTCGAGGTCGCGGTGGTCCGGGCGCGCCCGCTGTGGCACACGCCCTTCCTGCCGGTCCAGTTCCTCGCCACCGCGCTGGCCGGGGCGGCCGGGCTGGTGCTGGTGCTGAACCGCCTCGCCGCGGACGGCGACCGCGCGGTGGAGGTCCGGGCCAACCGGCTGCTCGCGGCATTCCTGGCGGCCGTGATGGTCGTCGGCGGGCTGTGGCTGGCGCTCGGCATGTTCGGGCTCGACCGCAGCCATGCCGAGGCGCTGGAGAGCGTCGCGACCTCCGAGGCATGGCGGGTCACCGCCGTCTGGGCGGTGGCGGCCACCGTGCTGCCCTTCGCCATCGCCGTCGCCAGGCCGGCCGGCACCGGCCTGCTGACCGGGCTGATCGCCATCCACAGCGCCTGGATGTTCCGCTGGACCGTCTTCATCGGCGGCCAGACCGTGCCGAAGACCGGGGCGGGCTTCTACGACTACGCCCTGCCCGCCGGCCCGGACGGCCTGCTGGGCATCGTCGGGACCGCCGGCCTCTGGCTCTTCCTGCTGCTCGTCCTCACCGCCTTCCTGCCGACGCCGCGCCGTGCGGCGCCCCGTCCGGTCCGCGCCGTCCCGGCTGCCGGCCGCACCGTGGCCGCCGAATGACCGTCCGCAGGATCACCGGAGACACCGCCATGTCGATCACCCGTCGCCTTCTCCTGAAGACCACCGCCGCGGGCGGCGCGTTCGCCGCCTTCGCCGGGGGCTTCTCCGAAACCGGCCGCAAGCTCGTGAAGGGGGCCTGGGCCGGGGAAAAGCCGGACGACGCCATCTCCGGCAACGCACCCAGGCCCGAGTTCCGCGTCGACGCCAAGAGCGGGGAGCTTGTCCCGACACCCGGCCAGATCGTCGCCAACGTCGCCTGCCTGGGCTGCACCACCCTGTGCGGCGTGCGGGTCCGCGTCGATGCCGGGAAGAACAAGGTGCTGCGCGTCGCCGGCAATCCCTACAGCCCGCTGTCCACCGACCCCTTCCTGCCCTACGGCACGCCGATCCGCGAAAGCCTGAAGTCGCTGTCGCGGCTGGATGAGAAGGGGTTGCAGGGCCGCTCGACCGCCTGCGGGCGCGGCAACGCGGCGCTGGAGATGCTGACCTCGCCCTTCCGCATCACCACGCCGATGAAGCGCGTCGGGCCGCGCGGCTCCGGCCGGTGGGAGCCGATCGCCTTCGACCGGCTGGTCGAGGAGATCGCCGAGGGCGGCGACCTGTTCGGCGAGGGGCCGGTGGAGGGGCTGCGCAGCCTGCGCGACCTGAAGACCCCCATCGACCCGGCGGCGCCGGAACTGGGGCCGAAGGTCAACCAGGTGGCCCTGCTGTCGTCGGTGAATGACGGACGCGAGCCCTTCGTCCGCCGCTTCTTCAATCAGGCGCTCGGCACCATCAACTTCGTCGGGCACGGGGCCTATTGCGGCGGCGCCTATCGGTCGGGATCGGGTGCCGTCTTCGGCGACCTGAAGGCGATGCCGCATGCCAAGCCGGACCTGGAGAACGCGGAATTCGTGCTGTTCATCGGCACGGCGCCGTCGAACGCCGGAAACCCGTTCAAGCGGCAGGCCATGCTGGTCGCCAAGGGCCGGACGGACGGCGTGCTGAACTACGTCGTCGTCGATCCCGTGCTGACCAACGCCGGCGCAAGTGCCGCGGGTGGGCGCGCCGACTGGATCCCGATCCGGCCGGGCACCGACGGCGCCCTGGTCATGGGCATGATGCGCTGGATGTTCGAGAACGGCCGCATCGACTCCAGGTACCTCGCCCAGCCCAACGGCAAGGCGGCAGAGGCGGCCGGCGAGGCCGGCTGGTGCAACGCCACCCACCTCGTCGTCGTGCAGAAGGGCCACCCGCGCGAGGGGCGCCTGCTGCGGGCCTCCGACATGGGCTGGGTGACGCTGGACGACAAGGAGCGCTACGGCGACAAGGACGCCTTCGTCGTGCTGGACGGCGAGGGCCGGCCGGTGGCGCATGACGCCCTGATGGCGCCGGCGGCGCTGTTCCATGACGGCCCGCTGTCCAGCCCGTCCGGCGAGCTGGCGGTGAAGACCGGCCTGACCCTGCTGCGCGAGGAGGCCATGAAGATGGAGCTGCGCGGCTATGCCGAGGCCTGCGGCATCCCCGCCGACGTCATCGCCGGGTTGGCGCGCGAGTTCACCAGCCACGGCAAGAAGGCCGCCGCCAACGCCCATGGCGGCATGATGGCCGGCAACGGCTTCTACAACGCCTTCGGCGTCGTCACGCTCAACACGCTGATCGGCAACCTGAACTGGAAGGGCGGCACCATCTTCGGCGGCGGCCGCTTTCCGGACGAGCAGGACGGGCCGCGCTACAAGCTCGCCAGCTTCCCCGGACAGGTGAAGCCCTCCGGCACAGCGATCAGCCGCCCGGTGCCCTACGAGAAGTCCAGCGAGTTCAAGGCGAAGAAGGAGGCCGGCAAGCCCTACCCCGCGAAGGCCCCCTGGTATCCCAACGCCCCGCAACTGACGACCGAGTATCTGACCAGCGGCGTGGCGGACGGCTATCCCTATCCGCTGAAGGCCCTGTTCCTGTGGAACAGCAACCCGGTCTACGGCATTCCCGGCGGCCGTGCCGCCGTCGAGGCGACGCTGCGCGACCCGAAGGCGCTGCCGCTGATCGTCGCCATCGACCCCTTCATCAACGAGACCACCGCGTTTGCCGACTATATCGTGCCCGACACGGTGCTGTACGAGACCTGGGGCTGGGCCGCCCCGTGGGCGGGGGTGCCGACCAAGGCGTCGACCGCGCGCTGGCCGGTGGTGGAGTCCCGCACCGCCGCGCTGCCCGACGGGCAGCATGTCCAGATGGAGACCGTGCTGATCGCGCTCGCCAGGCGTCTGGGCCTGCCGGGCTTCGGTCCCGGTGCCATCGAGGATATGGAGGGCAACCGCTATCCGCTGGAGCGGCCGGAGGACTGGTACCTGCGCGGCGGCGCCAACATCGCGTGGCTCGGCAAGCAGCCGGTCCCCGACGCCTCCGACGACGACATCGCGCTGTCCGGCGTGGAGCGGGTGCTGCCCATGCTGAAGGCGACGCTGAAGCCGGAGGAATGGCGCAAGGTCGCCTTCATCCTCGCGCGCGGCGGCCGCTACCAGAACCAGACGGAGGGGTTCGAGGGCGACCGGGCGGCCCACAGGTTCGCCAAGCCGCTGCAGGTCTACAACGAGGCCGTCGGTTCCTCGAAGAGCAGCATCACCGGCCGGCGCTGGACCGGCACGGCAACCTGGATGCCCCCGGCCTTCGCCGACGGCACGCCGGTGCGCACCGTGCATAAGCCGGAGGAGTGGCCGTTCGCGCTGGTCAGCTCCAAGTCGGTTCTGGTCAGCGCCTACACCATCGCGGCGAGCCGCCTTCGCCACCTGCATCCGGACAACCCGGTGGGGGTGAATGTGGAGGACGCGCGGCGGCTCGGCATCGCGACCGGCGACCGCATCCGCATCGCCACGCCGGGCGGATCGGAACTGGCGACCGCCATCGTCCGCCATGGGGTCATGCCGGGCGTGCTGGCGGTGGAGCATGGCTTCGGACACAAGGAGTATGGCGCGCGTCCGCACCGGATCGGCGACCACCGCCAGCCGGACATGCCGGAGATCGCCGCCGGCATCAACCTGAACGACCTCGGCCTTGCCGACCCGACCCGCAAGGGCGCCTCGGTCTGGGTCGATCCGGTCGCCGGGACGGCGGTCCGCCAGGGCATCCCGGCCAGGCTCGAACGCATCTCCGCGGCCGCATGATCCGGGGCATGATCCGGGGCGCGCCGGCCCGTCGCGGAGCCGGCGCGCAGGATCGCTCCGCGTGGCATGGCCTTGACAGCGGGCCTCGCCGGGACGCAAAGCTCACGCACTGCGCGCACGGGTGGAGGAGCCTCCGGGATCCCGCCTCCGTCCCGTGACGGCGTCCGGAGGAGAGCATGCGTGTCCTGTTGGTGGAGGACGAGGCGGAGCTGGCGGCCCTGGTGGCCGCGCGCTTGGGCGAGGGCGGACTGATCGTCGACCGGTTCGGTTGTCTGGCCGACGCGCTGGAGGCGGTGGCGACCACCGGCTATTCGCTCGCCGTCTGCGACCGCCGCCTGCCGGACGGTGACGGGGCCGATCTGGTCGGCGTCCTGCGGCGGAGCCAGCCCGACTGTCCGGTGATCCTGCTGACCGCCATGGATTCGCTGACCGACCGCATCGACGGGCTCGATGCCGGGGCGGACGACTACATCACCAAGCCCTTCGCCTTCGACGAGCTGATGGCCCGCGTCCGGGTGCAGCTCCGCCGCGGCCAGGGCGGGCGCGCCATGCCGGCGGCGGAGGTCGGACGGCTCCGCTTCGACCTGTCGAGCCGCGAGGTCCGGGTGGACGGCGAGCCGCTGACCCTGCACCGGCGGGAACTGGCGCTGCTCGGCGCGCTGGTGGCGCGGGTGGGCCGGGTGGTGACGCGGGAGTCGCTGACCGAGCAGGTCTACGGCTTCGACGACGACATCCAGTCCAACGCGCTGGATGCCATGGTCAGCCGGCTGCGCCGCCGGCTGGAGGGTGCCGGCGTGATGATCCACACCATCCGCGGGGTCGGCTACATGCTGACCAAGGCGCCGTGATCCCCCGCCTGCGGCGGCCCGGCCGTCCCTGGTCGCTGCGCGGCAGCCTGCTGCGCAGCCTGCTGCTGGTCCTGGCGGCGCTGCAGTTCCTCTGGCTGATCCTGCTCAGCATCATCCTGGAGCCGGCGAGCCGCGAGGCGCTGGAGACCGGCCTGGGCGACCTGCGGGTGCTGTGGATGGTCGAGCAGTCGGTGGTGCGCGATCCGGACGGCGGCGTGGCCCTGCGGCCGACGCCGGACCTGGAGCGCTATCTCGCCGACAGCCCGGGCCTGGAGATCGCCGTGCGGATGGAGGAGGACCGGCGCGTGCTGGACGGCCCCTCGCCGCGGCTGGAGGCGCTGCTGCGCCGGGTCGAGATGACGCCGACCAGCGACCAGTCGCTCTCCATCCCGACACCGGACGGCCGCGGCTTCCGCTACGGCACCCTGCAGTACGGCAGGTCGCCCGCCGGCCCCTTCATCCTGATTGCCACCGGCAACCGCTTCCACTGGGGCGACGTCCCGTCCTTGCTCTATGCTCTGGCGCAGGGATTCGGGGCGCTGGTCGGGCCGGGGCTGGTGATGTCGGTCCTCGCCCTGCTGCTGATCCTGCGCTCGACGGTGCGGCCGATCCGCCGCATCGCCGAGGAGGCGGCGGGCCTCAACCTCGACACGCTGAACCAGCGCCTGTCCACCGAGGGGCTGCCGCGGGAGCTGCTGCCGCTGGTCGAAGCGGTCAACGGCTGC encodes the following:
- a CDS encoding molybdopterin-dependent oxidoreductase — translated: MSITRRLLLKTTAAGGAFAAFAGGFSETGRKLVKGAWAGEKPDDAISGNAPRPEFRVDAKSGELVPTPGQIVANVACLGCTTLCGVRVRVDAGKNKVLRVAGNPYSPLSTDPFLPYGTPIRESLKSLSRLDEKGLQGRSTACGRGNAALEMLTSPFRITTPMKRVGPRGSGRWEPIAFDRLVEEIAEGGDLFGEGPVEGLRSLRDLKTPIDPAAPELGPKVNQVALLSSVNDGREPFVRRFFNQALGTINFVGHGAYCGGAYRSGSGAVFGDLKAMPHAKPDLENAEFVLFIGTAPSNAGNPFKRQAMLVAKGRTDGVLNYVVVDPVLTNAGASAAGGRADWIPIRPGTDGALVMGMMRWMFENGRIDSRYLAQPNGKAAEAAGEAGWCNATHLVVVQKGHPREGRLLRASDMGWVTLDDKERYGDKDAFVVLDGEGRPVAHDALMAPAALFHDGPLSSPSGELAVKTGLTLLREEAMKMELRGYAEACGIPADVIAGLAREFTSHGKKAAANAHGGMMAGNGFYNAFGVVTLNTLIGNLNWKGGTIFGGGRFPDEQDGPRYKLASFPGQVKPSGTAISRPVPYEKSSEFKAKKEAGKPYPAKAPWYPNAPQLTTEYLTSGVADGYPYPLKALFLWNSNPVYGIPGGRAAVEATLRDPKALPLIVAIDPFINETTAFADYIVPDTVLYETWGWAAPWAGVPTKASTARWPVVESRTAALPDGQHVQMETVLIALARRLGLPGFGPGAIEDMEGNRYPLERPEDWYLRGGANIAWLGKQPVPDASDDDIALSGVERVLPMLKATLKPEEWRKVAFILARGGRYQNQTEGFEGDRAAHRFAKPLQVYNEAVGSSKSSITGRRWTGTATWMPPAFADGTPVRTVHKPEEWPFALVSSKSVLVSAYTIAASRLRHLHPDNPVGVNVEDARRLGIATGDRIRIATPGGSELATAIVRHGVMPGVLAVEHGFGHKEYGARPHRIGDHRQPDMPEIAAGINLNDLGLADPTRKGASVWVDPVAGTAVRQGIPARLERISAAA
- a CDS encoding sensor histidine kinase, yielding MIPRLRRPGRPWSLRGSLLRSLLLVLAALQFLWLILLSIILEPASREALETGLGDLRVLWMVEQSVVRDPDGGVALRPTPDLERYLADSPGLEIAVRMEEDRRVLDGPSPRLEALLRRVEMTPTSDQSLSIPTPDGRGFRYGTLQYGRSPAGPFILIATGNRFHWGDVPSLLYALAQGFGALVGPGLVMSVLALLLILRSTVRPIRRIAEEAAGLNLDTLNQRLSTEGLPRELLPLVEAVNGCLRRLDEGVAQQRLFIANAAHEMRTPVTVLSARIERMPEGPDRSLLARDVRRLATMVEQMLAIARLGEMRGRRLATVDAVDLVRGLIADYAPLVVDAGCAIRLEAPDGPQTLRCDPKALESAVGNLIDNALKVEPAGGEICVRVSRGVTIEVGDHGPGFTAEGRRRAFEPFWRGSTDPGSGLGLAIVREIAQLHGGEAEIVERPGPGATVRLRLPSEGPPATGRVMLA
- a CDS encoding response regulator, producing MRVLLVEDEAELAALVAARLGEGGLIVDRFGCLADALEAVATTGYSLAVCDRRLPDGDGADLVGVLRRSQPDCPVILLTAMDSLTDRIDGLDAGADDYITKPFAFDELMARVRVQLRRGQGGRAMPAAEVGRLRFDLSSREVRVDGEPLTLHRRELALLGALVARVGRVVTRESLTEQVYGFDDDIQSNALDAMVSRLRRRLEGAGVMIHTIRGVGYMLTKAP
- the nrfD gene encoding NrfD/PsrC family molybdoenzyme membrane anchor subunit, coding for MDTNIVEVINVTREVAWLPWAVQYFFLIGLSVGGLLLSLPGYAFAREGWRKLGRVALLVALTCGLAAPVALLSDLHQPGRFWHFYVVFRPTSWMWWGSLIIPFYVTGLLVYGWACLREELQEQGRVDSRLAALYRLLALGGGRDDRLIRATGLVVLAGAVLVALYTGVEVAVVRARPLWHTPFLPVQFLATALAGAAGLVLVLNRLAADGDRAVEVRANRLLAAFLAAVMVVGGLWLALGMFGLDRSHAEALESVATSEAWRVTAVWAVAATVLPFAIAVARPAGTGLLTGLIAIHSAWMFRWTVFIGGQTVPKTGAGFYDYALPAGPDGLLGIVGTAGLWLFLLLVLTAFLPTPRRAAPRPVRAVPAAGRTVAAE